aaaatttagaaatgatGAGTTTATTTccttaaaatatatctttttattatattttgaagcTGAAAAAATAAATCCTTGAATTTCTTTTGGAACTTCGTACGAATCTCTACAATTTAAACCTAGGTTATTATATTCTAAAACTAAATTCtagatttttttagtttttttaccgtgttaattactattattattttagattattttaacaaaagaCTAAAACTGACTAATACTCTCCTTCCACTATTACTGGCAAGCCAATCTTTTATAACTTCACAAGATATCTGAGTTTAGAATAATGCACTTTTGATACAAATTAAAACTAAGCAAACtcattaaaatttgtaattttttgaaaaaaaaaatatggtgaAAAAGAAGTATGTTATTATAGTTTTCATGTTTGAATGAGTACAAAAAAAGAGAGTATTAtaatgtgttatttttattgataaattaaagagaaaaatttaTCTTcgaaaaacataaatttaaaactctGTACTTCTACTCTGGATTAAATCCAAATTTAAAGTTGGTTTAGTAATATAATTTGTTCCTTatcaatcaattaaaacatctttaatataaaaagtaacaaTATTTTTCCCTGCAAGATTATGACATAACAGTTTTAACTAGATTAGCCTATATTTAAACCTAATTCTATGTTGAAATGTCCCTCTACTTAACCATGAAATCAGGTTTCTGCTTCCCAAAGTGCGCGAAGAGGTGCTCAAAGGCAGGGATGAAGGACAGGTGCATGAAGTTCTGCGGAATCTGCTGCAGCAAGTGTAAGTGTGTGCCCTCTGGGACTTATGGCAACAAACATGAGTGCCCTTGTTACAGGGACCTTAAGAACTCCAAGGGCAAGGGAAAGTGCccttaatttatgtatttaccATGCATCAACCTTCAAACCTTTTACCTCGTGCATGTAACTCCATCTTATGAGATATTAGTACACCTCGGACCCTTCTTTTCTGGGTTGATTAGGTTTTGGTTCTTTGTATGTTTGTGTAATATATACAGACAGAGTTCTATGGGAGTGTGTGCATGATGAGAGTCTGAATAAAAGGGTCCACTTTGTCCTAAGTCAGTTTTGTCTGTctcaataaaaatgaattattgttattttatttgtttgtaaattttgaaaattcaccTTCTAATCAGTGAGAAGTGATGTTTTCATTACTGAATTAATTATACTCTACTTTAGTTAAAACTTCGTCTTTTACACTCTAccgtataaaaaatattttaattcaatttcaagGAAAATGCACAGAGtatctttaacttttttatgtgtttttatataGATTTTGACTTTTTAATTCTTTGGTTTAATTAATTGTGAGGAACATAAATtcgttttttatataaattgttattttttttaataacctCCATTTATACTATATAgagatgttttttttaattaatggataaaaaaaatagcaatTCGAGTCTATTCAAGAATACTTTCATCTATCAACTAATGATATACCAGTCAAATTCACtcctgaaaaagaaaagtaattttgaattaatattttggtttggataaaacattaaatatcgttaaactttattttaccAGAAATACAACATTATAACAATGTTACTAAAATTAGGATAAGCTACTCTAATAGAGATAGTGTGAAAAAATTAGTATCGTTCTAATATGTGCATGATAGATTTTAGTGagtatagataatttttttttttaaatagttcaaaaacttttctttcttaaattaATGTAACAATTATATACCATGTAACAAGATCAGAAAGGAGATAAAGatgtttttatattgatttgttTAACAAAACACAAATTAAGTTTAGTTGTTAATTAATACATTAAGTTTTATTATGCAAATTATcgttgttttattcttttaaatcatATACAGTCACTCCTTACTAACTCAAATGAGTAATTTTTGATAATATTGACATTCCTAACtagtttaatatttgaataactaattatttttttgtaaaaattggtTATTCTCTAACAATAACCAATTTTTAAACGCTATATTATAGAAGAAATCATTGAAATCTGGTTAAATTATCTGTCAAGTTTTAAACTAGTGAGCTTCCAAAGGctaaatatataagtaaatgtGAATGTAAGGGTGTTCGAGGATTGAAGATTgaaagtgttagtagaaaataaGTTAATCAAGTTTATTTGTATCTTTTAAACAACACAGACAATGTTCCTTACATTTTGTAAGACATTGATGAAATAAAGTATGACacccaagaatgagtgaaaaatggtcATTTCATGAACACAACAAAACTTTCTTAAGTTGacttaagaaaaaaagtttacGCGACTCGAAATACTGCTAAAAGTTTATTGAGACTAGCTAGTtctaagaataaaaatccaattaTAAGTATACCTTGCTAGTTATTATAAGATCTATgagttatttcaaaataatacaaGAGATTTGGGAAGTTGACTATGTTAATTTTAGAgttccagttttcaagtgtaaatagGTTGATAGCAATTTTGGTGTGGTGACAAACGACCTCGGGTTCACTTTGGTGGATTTTAACAAGATGAGTTATacggatgaaccatttattatgtggttagtcaagcaagacaaatactCCATGTCACTGATCCAACACATCATAAATGATCAGTGGTATTGGAAGAAAGAACCGTGCAtgtaaatgatgatgaaaactCTCTAGATATACTTAAGACGTCTTTCTCATCAAGAACCACTAAAAATAAGGTCAATGATGTAGCCGATGAAATTCATGCAATTCAAAGTTATCACAACGAAGACATATGAGATAAAACAATTTCTTaataagtgtttttttattattttttccacttttactgtaagaccctgaaaattagaagaaatagtAAGTTTGGATCATTAGGAGACTAAGAAACTCAAGATGTAACAAGTTGTAACAAAAGTACGAAATATAGTACAAAATACAATGCTGTCGACTTTGACAAGGTTTAGTATttcaattataactttttttataaattagattttGAGTTGATTCTTCTTCCATTAGAAAGTAGATTCGAATAGCTTCGATTCAAGTACTCATACGCGTAATTCCGACATCGGGAAGGGGTTCAACCAGACTGGCAAAGTTGTCCGAGTGAGTGGACACGTTTTTGACGCGTTTTTGACTGTTTAAACGCGTTTTACTGTTTAAACGCGTTTCTGGCCAAATGTTTGGCTATTTAAGGACGTCCCAGGGGTTGGAATGGTTCCTAAGTTGAACCAGAGGCTAGAGTACGAAGGTTTTGGAGCAGAGGGACTTTAGAGCTGTGATTTGAGTCGGGGGAACGTTCGCAAAGTGTTTTCGAAAGGCTAGCTAAGGAGAAaaccgtaaggggagctaaccttgagtctttttgtttctgtatgatctaaatttggtatatgtttaAGATCTTAATtctctttatgattttagaatgaaattctgcTTCTGTTGTATCTTTTGAATTATGAGTGAGGGTTTGTATAATAATGAGGAAAATTGTTATTCCTCCTCCTATCAACTGTTCTATTGTATCAAAAATGTAAGAACTCTATTATAGTTTAATGCTAtaataattgggatgttacattaatggtatcagagcagttcctTTCCCCTAGGAATCCTGTAGGTTATGAAGATATCATGTTTTAGTTGTGTGATCTTAGTTGTGTCTTCCGATTATAGGAATTAAGTTTTAGACTAATGGTTCCTCTCTTTGGACAGAACCATGGCATCCAGACCATCTTCTCCTCCTTCACCTGTTCGGTCTGATGTTTCTAATCTGGTAAGAGTAATGGAATCATTTGTGGTGGCGATGCAGCAGCAGAATGCATCCTTGATGCAACATAACACCATGACATTACAACAATTGGAAGCTGCTAGGGTGTCAGCTGAGGCACAACAGAGGCAATATGTGGAATTAATGAATGGTGGTGCAAGAATTTCCACTGACCATTTTTATATTCCACCTACTCCAATACATGAATGGAGCCTGGAGAATTTTCTTCAACACCATCCAGCTAAATTCTGTGGCAATACTAGTGCAGATGAAGCAGACCAATGGTTTAGAGACATGGAGAGGATTTTCAATGCCAAAAACTGCCCAGAAGAGAATAGATTggcttatactgaatatttatTATCAGCAGA
This window of the Vigna angularis cultivar LongXiaoDou No.4 chromosome 7, ASM1680809v1, whole genome shotgun sequence genome carries:
- the LOC108337290 gene encoding peamaclein — its product is MKVSFAAMLLLCLLLSFSFFELSSAGSGFCFPKCAKRCSKAGMKDRCMKFCGICCSKCKCVPSGTYGNKHECPCYRDLKNSKGKGKCP